The DNA window AGAATCGGAACCTTTAAATCGGACATTTCAAACAGGTTTCTTGCGATGGCTTCGCCCTGTCCTCTTTCCTCCGCTTCCAGCCCGCAGAACGCTCCCGGCGTGTCTACGAAGCAGATGACCGGACGGTTAAATTTCTCTGCCTGTTTCATCAGGCGGAGCGCCTTTCTGTAACCTTCCGGGGAGGGCATTCCAAAGTTACACTTCAGGTTGTCTTTGGTGGTTTTGCCTTTCTCCTGTCCGATTACCGTCACCGGCATACCATAGAAAGTTGCAATACCGCCAAGCACCGCACCGTCGTCACCATAATAGCGGTCGCCATGCATTTCCATAAAATTGTCAAATAAAACGCGGATATAGTCACTGGCCACAAGGCGGTCGCTGCTTCTGGACTTCAGCACCGTCTCCCAGGCATCCTGCTGCCGGTTCGCTATCTTATCAAGCGTCTTCATCCTCATCTCACCTGAGAATGGCGCAATCGGTCCCCGCGGTTTTCCCGCTGCGAGGCCTGCCGCCTCCCGGGCGCAGATTCTCGCCGCCAACTCGCGTTTACGCTCGTCTTCGTCCATATCCTTCCGCCAGCTCTTCTTTCCGCTGTGCATCCGGAGAATCCGCGCAAGCGCCTCTTTCTGATCTTTACGCTCTACAATCCGATCCACAAAACCGTGTTCCAGTAAAAATTCGGCTCTCTGGAATCCTTCCGGCAGTTTCTGCCTAATCGTCTGTTCAATCACCCTTGGGCCTGCAAAGCCGATCAGGGCCCCCGGCTCGGCAAGGATAATGTCGCCCAGCATGGCAAAGCTGGCCGTCACGCCTCCCGTTGTCGGATCGGTCAGGACGCTGACATAGAGCTGGCCCGCATCGTGATGGCGCTTGAGGGCAGCCGAAGTCTTCGCCATCTGCATCAGGGAAACAAGCCCTTCCTGCATTCTGGCCCCGCCCGAAGCGGCAAAGATAATGACCGGAAGCTTTGCGCAGGTAGCGCGTTCCACGGCCCTGGTGATTTTTTCACCCACATTGTGCCCCATGCTGCTCATCAGGAATCTGGAATCGCAGACCGCAATCACGGTATCCTGTCCGTAAATCTTTCCCTGACCCGTAATGACGGCTTCATTGAGGCCCGATTTCTCCTTCGCAGCCCCAATCTTCTTCTCATATCCCGGGAATCCGAGAGGATTTACGAATTCCATTTCCTTATCCCATTCCTCGAAGGTTCCCTCGTCTATGAGCATTTCAATACGCCTGTGGGCATGGATACGGAAGTAACCGCTGCACTTGGGGCAGACATAAAAATTATTCTTAACATCCTCTGTATAGATCGGACGGCCGCATTTGTTGCATTTGCGCCATAATCCTTTTGGGATATTGGGTTCTTCCCCGTTTTCCG is part of the [Clostridium] symbiosum genome and encodes:
- the accD gene encoding acetyl-CoA carboxylase, carboxyltransferase subunit beta, with the protein product MLRDMFKKTYTLIDTKYADRNGEDQPENGEEPNIPKGLWRKCNKCGRPIYTEDVKNNFYVCPKCSGYFRIHAHRRIEMLIDEGTFEEWDKEMEFVNPLGFPGYEKKIGAAKEKSGLNEAVITGQGKIYGQDTVIAVCDSRFLMSSMGHNVGEKITRAVERATCAKLPVIIFAASGGARMQEGLVSLMQMAKTSAALKRHHDAGQLYVSVLTDPTTGGVTASFAMLGDIILAEPGALIGFAGPRVIEQTIRQKLPEGFQRAEFLLEHGFVDRIVERKDQKEALARILRMHSGKKSWRKDMDEDERKRELAARICAREAAGLAAGKPRGPIAPFSGEMRMKTLDKIANRQQDAWETVLKSRSSDRLVASDYIRVLFDNFMEMHGDRYYGDDGAVLGGIATFYGMPVTVIGQEKGKTTKDNLKCNFGMPSPEGYRKALRLMKQAEKFNRPVICFVDTPGAFCGLEAEERGQGEAIARNLFEMSDLKVPILTIVIGEGGSGGALGLAVANEVWMMENSVYSVLSPEGFASILWKDSKRASEAAKVMKMTAKDLYELGLVERIIAEDLPATAETAEIVGEIIDRHMREFFKTCEIMTPEEIISQRYDRFRGF